tgtagctcacgaaagcttatgctcaaataaactggttagtctctaaggtgccacaagtcctccttttctttttgcaaaggtttttaggcactcAAAGATGCAGCTAGatatctagtggggtttacaaagcaccaaacctaaattcatttgaaaatctcactaggtgcctaaatacttttgaaaatctggcctttaatcTGTGTGTGCCTCaatgccccatctgtacaatggggattaCAGCATTGCTCTACCTCAccaaggggctgggaggagaaataggttagacGTTGTGAGGCACAgcctcagataccatggtgatggggccagataagtaccacaggtagagtgggaacttctcGATACACTGCTAGCCTTCCCTGGGTTtgaccttttcttttcacctatgcccccaaatctcccccttttctgaatgtaacccaagctcagtgctttgctggattttTTCTGAGTCCCCTTCCCCACCGCTGTGTTCTCCCTAaaacaacccctcctccctggcccccCTCCACAGTGGGACTCCTCTTTTACAGGCTAAACTGCCACATTCTTAATTTAATCACCAGCCCTTTCtcatcttaatcaccctgcctctgtttgtaaacaaaatactgactccctagggcacctctcctctgcagaacttaCATTTCACACTAATGCTGTGCTGTAGTTAAGAGCTTTACCTGGGAGCTTGCACACCTGCTGTACGAAAATTGGCAGGGAGGAGGGCTTCTGTCCCTCTTCCCCAGTTGGCAGCCTTGTTAAGCAAGATATCTTTACCATGGTGATGTGTCCTTCTGGCATACGTGGTGCTTTTATTTGAGTACACTAAGTGCTTCCTTATGCAGAAATATTAATTAAATTAGTGCTTTATTACACTCAGAGCACATTACGAATAAAACACAATGAAAAACACAGTTGGTCAAAGCGTTTTAATTAGGGAAGTCTGTGACATGAACATTCTCAGTGAATGAAGAGAGCGCCTCACTTACTTCACATGCTGAGCTGCCTGTAATATAATCAATAAAAagtgttcttttattttttgccaAGCAGCTTAAGTCAGTTGCAGATGGAAATTGACTGAAAACCGAAGATGAACTTCTTTACTGAGTGTGATACATTAGGAATCATAACCAGCCACAAAGACTGATAATCTTTGACAAACTGTGAACCATTTATTAATATATTGGCTAAACCTCTGTGACCGATTTAGTCAGCAAAGCTCCACCAGAATAAAATAATTTGCCAATGACACAGTTTTAAAGTTACATTTCTGACTTGCCAGGATGAGGGTGACGGAAAAACAACTGCCAGCAACTGTGAGTTGTTTGTCATTAATGCTGTCCTGAGGGAATGCTTTGTAGACTAGAGCATGCAAGCCTGTTTCCTGCCACTAATAGCCAGAAGCTTGAGCTGGTAGATTGTAGAATTAGTAGGCACAGGCTGGGAAAATCCTAAAATACAAGAGCAGGAACACAAATTATACATTTTTAGATACATGTATCATTCTTAATATTAACACATGGTCTGAAGCATAGGGGGGAGGCAACCCCCCGCATACACTCACACTCTACCCAAATGGCGCCCTGGCTGATTGGAACAGTAAAAGTCATGACAACTATCTTGCCTAAATAGCAAACGTTTGGGAGTTGTTTTACCAATTTTTATTAATAAGTGATGCCTGTACCTCAGCATTCTTGCGCTTGTAGAGGTTGTTCTCTTTTGTTTAATTCCAGGGGGTGACTgactggttttgtgtgtgtgtgcgcgtgtagAACCCATACAATCTGACTGAGAATGGAACCTACAGGACAGTCTCTCAGTCATCTAAAACAACACCAGGCTCAATGACCTTGCTGTCTATGCGTGCAGTTCATGGGTGTGGAGACGTGTTTAAATCCTGAGAAATTGTTATTTTCACCTCCATTTTTGTTCGTTGGAAAAACGTAATAAGCTGTGCTGTTCTCACCTGTGTTGGAATGTCTCATGTAACTATGTTGGGGGAGAAAAAGATTGGTTATCATCATGTGTCTATAATTTGGGCAGTCTTCCTTAATTAGCATCAGAGCTGTAGTTTAATCCAAGAGGGATTAGATGCTCCTTTGTATCCGCCATTTGGCTGCAATATAAATATCAGGTGGCATTGGGATTGATAATGCCCTGTCATTTTGAGGCTGATAGCTAAACAAGGTTTGACTCCTCCTACATTATTAGATATAGCTAATATGGAATTGTTTCATTTGATATGTTTTAACCAACCCGCTAATTAGACTGGTTTGATATTAACTCACTCTGTCTTCATTTGATTTATGTCTTTGATTTTATGTTTAGTTATAAATTATATACAATTGGAAGCCCATGTGGATTGATATTTCTTAACCAGACATCAGGCTCTACAACTGCAAGAACCCTGGGACAGATAACAGAGATAACTTTATAAGACACCTCCTGGTGGTCCATAGAATCTGCCTCCTTCAGTCCTCCCAACAAACCAGAGACAGTGAAGAAAATCATAcagcagaaaaacattttaaaagtaaaagccTTGACTCAGCCAAGTGAAAGTCAAACGGCCAAATGAACGAACACGAAAGGAGAGCAGCATTGTCAAAGCTAGTAATCCTAGATGCCATTAAATATTTAGAATGATCTATTTCTCTCTAGCTCCTGCTTGGGAAGTTTAATAGCTTCCTGCAAATTTGGCACTCTCAATTAACGGGCTAAATATCCTTCTTCAAACAAGTTTGAAGCAAAGAAaccattctggaataagagtttGGGTTTTTAATTATCAACAGGATTAGATATGGCAGGTATAGTCAGTGCTTATCAGcaaggctggggaagaggagtaTGCTCTCTGAGTGGAATTGCCATTACCTTGCTCATGGGAGcagtcctatttacttcaaatgGGACAGCTTCCATATGGAAGGGGAATGTAATATGGCTTTGAATAAATAGAGGCCTACTTAGAAAACCACCTGCAGGCGTGAATGCCTGATTCCATGCCCTTGTGGTGGGAGACAGGGGCTCAGGACCCTgccctcagtgcttaatttgtgccggggcttgtcagggctgagccccggcgcctctgggcttactgcgtcagttatgaaagtaaaaaaattgccgGACCCCAGCACCTAATCGCTTGAGCTCTGGCACCTCTTtggttacaaattaagcactgcctgccCTCATCACCACTGAATACACAAGATCTATTCATCGCCTTTAAAGAGAGCCAGAGTCTTGTCTTTTAATCTTAGAAGCATAAGGGTTATTTCAAATACAGATGTGACTCtagagaaaacaaataaatattcatgTTCCCTACATAGCATAGCTACAGTATTGAGTCATGGATGACTTTTTATTAGTCTCTGCTTGTTAAAATTCATTCTTGAAGCAATAGGAACCTGGTTTCTGGGGGCACAAAATGAACCTGGcccagtattttttaaaatggggggacagggggatTTTGGGGtcagcaaagcactaaagcaGGTGATTAAaattaagtatatgcttaagaTCCACCGCAGGgactaaagtcaataggacttaagcacatacttaaagtgCTTTACTGAAGAAGAATAGTTttcctcatgtgcttaaagttaagcagatgcttaagtgctttgctaatcaGGGCATATAACATCTAATGTACTCATCATTAAACGCAGTCCTGGTTTTTGTTTAAAGTTTGATCCACCTTGCAGTGGAACTACTGGTAAATCCAAACGAGATCAATCTGTGATGGAAAGGCAGTGCTTGATCCCAAGGCTCATCTCTGGGGAACTCCCGTTGCCATCAGCAAATCACTGGACTCCAATCCTTCCTGGAGTTCCCATAGATGTTcgagtcactgaagtcaatggaagtcccATGGGCAAGATGGCTACAGGAGCAGACAGAGAGCGCAAACACAGGTGCTCATTACATTCACTGCAACTAAAACCTGAAGATACAGCAAATCAAATCCACTTTAAAGGGATATTATGGACTGATCTCACTTCTTTCAGTTTGGGACAGTAGCTGCACTTTGCAACACTAGTGAGACAGATACAAAGCTCCAAACTAAGGATTATACTTTGTAAGAGAAAATACGTACTAGAAAAGAACCCCACAATGCTTTTTACTATATTACTTTTATGGTCCAGAAGCACTCTCTGCCGTAGACCTGGAGGCACTGGGACATATTCTCATATAGGTGATAATCTCTTTGCACAGCTCTTGGGCTCAAAGGGACCATAAAGTTGGCTTTACCAACTACCTGGAGGGGGGAACACATGCAGAGCACCTCTGGAAGTATTAGGTAATATAAACTTATCTCCATGGTCCAGCTCTCCCCAGCCACTAGATCATAGTCTGCTGGGTGCAGTTTAGAGCAATCCCAAGGCTATTCTTGCTTATAATGGGAGCTAAACCAGCCCCAGAATTAGCTTTATGCCATTTTTGTAGCTCCCTATCTTGAGTCTGCCTTAAATCCTATGCCAAACACAGCTCAACCCTGTCCAGAAGTCAGGGCCTATATGTAAATATTCTCCAAAATTATAGTATGAAATCTTCTCCCAGTGAATCCGAGTTTGTGGAGGAATGCATGAAATTACACACATACATTTATATTATCCAATATCTCCATAGCCAATTGCACAACTGTTATGGTGCCTAAATCCATACGCAAGACTTCCagtgagttcaatgggagttttgcctgagtggaAACTTTAAGATCatagttattttattttcagaaatcatGGGTTTCTCAAACACACAGTCCTGAGCAGAATAAGTTACAAATTCGATTGTGAAAATGTAAGCCCTGAACATTCCTGTAGACTTTAGATAAAAGCTAGATCATTCTGACAATGAAAACTGGCTGCTGTCCAATTATTTCCCTTAAAGCACATTCACAATGTGGACACTATGCAAATCATAGAATAGTATGAATATGCtaatatttacagtatttttcagACTAAATCCTGCAGCCATAAACACAGTATTCAAATGTTTGCAcgtagttttttttttcttgaacattcaaaaaccacagATGTAATGGTTTCTCTGTGCACTAAAATCTCTGCTATTATTTTGAGATACAGGAGTATTTTAGCACAGTTTTACTTCACAGCATTTCTCACACGGTGAAGCTTTTGAATGGGGTGTAATGGATCTGGATACCTGAGTCCACTTTATTTGTAACAATGATGTGCTATCAAATAGCTGTAACCATTCCTCTGTTGCCATAGCACAGAACACAACATCCCTTGTCATAGCAGCTGAACTCCTGCCTGGAGGTGCAATGATCAAGACAATACAGGTGCTCCCTTCCTGATCAGTCAGTCCCTGTTGGTCTAAGCTTATTTGAATGATTTCTTCAGCAAACACCCATTAATGGTCTGCTAAGCCATGTCTCATTATTTCTTAACCAAGAGGATATTTTTTGGACCTTAGAAGTAGTTCAGTACCATGGTCAGCACAAAGACATCTCGAATCTATGTAACTATAAGGTGAAGTAGACAGCTAACGGATCAAGGATGTGACACTGATGGAAACAAAAGAAAGCAACAATGGAGAGGAAAATGTCTTGTCTGATGCTGATGATTTGTATGGGGAGAGCAGAGGAAGGCATTTGACCTACTGTACCACGCTTTAATCAGAGAGAAAAGCAAAGCTGTTTAAGTGATGCAGATGTAAGCGAAAACATTTTGTTGTGATCTTTAACAAAAAATTATATTGCAAGCAGCTGAAGAAGCAATAAACTTTTAGCCTGGTTCAAGTGAGCATCTGGCAAATCTGCCTTCCAGCTAACAAGAGACTCGGTTACTGACTAGCTAATTTTGCCTTAAAATCAAGAGGCTGAAGGAGACAAGGTACAGGGTGAAGAAAGTGGCACATTATGTTCAGAAAGATCCATTCAGTCTTTCACCCCAGCTCCCATAGGAGGAATCTGTCTGATGATATCCCTTGCTATGATGGCATAGGCTCTGCTGTAAGGCTTATCCGCAGCACCTCTATGTACACTCTTGGAGGGGAGCAGCAGAGACTCAATGAATCCTTGAAAAAATGCAAAAGTACCACCAGTATAGATTCGTGTGCATACTTCCCACAGAAAGAGGAAGACAGGGCCTGGATGTACTCCAAGACTCAATATTGCTTACAGTACTTACAGGATCTATTAGCTTTGAGAAAAAAATACCTTGACAGCATCAATGACTTAAAATCCATGAACATGACATCAGAAATTTCTCCGGTGTCAACGAAATCCTCCAAAACAGGGGAAAGGCCACTACACCCACTTCCTACCAGGCACTCCGCTAAGGTAAGGCCTATTGTATCTAAGCACAAGAAAATATTCTTGCCATGTGGTTACCTACCATTTGCCTTGACTGTGTAACATGTAGTTGCATAACCTCTTTTGGTTTTCTGTGTCAATGGTCTTTATTCAAGATCAAGTCCTCTTTTAAGTCCACTCTTATTGTGCCACCATTTGAAATAAAGAATAATTTAATGTGTACAAGCAGTCATACAATAGTGAATAAAGAGCGAATAAAGGTTGGGTAGTACCTGCTGAATTAAATTTGATTTTCTGTGTATCCTGGATGCAAACAGAAGAATTAAGGTATCAACCATAATCTGATGATTGTGCATGTTCCTTTAGGATCTAGATTTGACCTGATAACAGAACATTCTAAAGGAGCAGCTGACTGCTGCTGTCTCTGGGATCCTGGTGGTTTATGAGACCACAGTCAATCATGTGGGGTTTTTGTTAGTTTGAGGTTATCATTTGTGTTATAAAGTGCCACCAATTATAGCCCTCTACCAAGAAGGGGGGGACCTGGTTATATTTCATCAATTTTAGAGGTAGGGTCCAATAACAGCCTTTTTTGGAGAACAGCTGGAGTGCTTTAATAGATTAAAATGGTGACAGATGCCATTTTCTATCTTCCCAACTCTGCCGCAGAccttctgtgtgatcttgggcaagtgacttcattgtgcctccattccccatgcgtaaaaaggggataataatacttcccttctgcacaggagtgttgtgaggaaaaTAAACCATAAATACTTAGAAGACACTCAGACAGTACAGTGATAGGGTCATGGAAGTACCTCAATAGGTAGAGAATCCTGGAGTGGGGGGAGATGAGAACACATAGGGCCTGTAAACACATATTTGGAGTGATGTGGCGTGTGCATGAGTCGAGATTTATCTgaatgttttggggaaaatgtgCGTGAGAGCGAGAAACAGTTGGGTGTGTATGATGTCTGGAAAATGCATCCATAAAATAATTGTGTTCAAGGCTATCATGTCAGATGGCACTTCATGGTTATCCACCTTGGTTGTTTATAGCTGTTACTGATTGGAGAGCTCAGTAATCCATTGAGATAAGTAGGAGGCTTTCTATTGACTTTGCATCAGGCCCCATGTAAACTGCTTTGAAATTTTCTACACAGAGTACATTCTTTTATTGAACCACCATGATTTTCACTGAGCAGCCAGGTACAATGTCATCGGCAGTACTAGTTTTGTCATCGCTACAAGTTTCACTGCCTGCCACGGGGACACGGCCAGTATTAGTTCTCAATACTCCATTCACTAGAAAGCTGCTGCTAACTAATACACTGGCAGATGCtttagaaacagaaaacaaaattttgCACTTCACTGTCATTACGCTCAGAACTTTGAAGTAGTCTGTATGAAAGGTGCTATCTCCAACCATTTTACAGAGTAAAGAATCATACAGTTGAAAAATCGAATGCAGCCTTTCCTTTCAGTTGCAGTTTTGGATCTCATGTATCTGAACTGTTTTGTTTGCATCTGCTCAGAAATGAGGCTGATTCAGCCTGGCTTGATTCAGTTAGATACAGAGCTCCCAGCAGTGGAAAGGCTGCCTGCCAGAGTATTGTGTTCATGCAAAGTGGCCACAATCCCTCCTTTGACAGCAgagccacagctggcctgtgcagGGCCCACAGTGGGTGCAAgcggggcagtgtggggaggggacagagggctgaCTCGCTGCATCCCTTGGGACTCTCTATCAGCAAGGCATTGACCACACTTTGAAGTCAACCTCCCATGGCAGAAGCCCTGAAGGAGAACACTGGTTCAAATGCTGCCTACCCTCCCACAAGGACAAATTCACCTTTGGATATAGAGGCTTCTGCTACTGCATAGGGGGTGCAAATTGTGCCAGTGGGGGCTGAACGAAGCCTAAAAATTTCTGGTACCAGAGACCATATTTTCTAAtactttatgggcctgatccaatgcccactctGATCAATGGCAGTTTTcacatgacttcagtgggctttggatcaggacctacaTTGGTATCATATTCGGTACACTGATGCTCAGTAAATAATGGAGGGGAAGAAGAATTAAGATGCATTGGCAAGGGGAGATGGAGACATTTGTAAAGAGATGAATAATCAAGGAGAGGGAAAGATCCACAATAGACACACTGAGATCTAGGAGGAGTGTGGCTTGCGCTATGCCGATGGGTGCCAGTATAAGAACCTTTTCATATGGATAAGTAGTCTAGGAATTTATGACACACCCTCCCTATagttagttggggttggttcccTTTTGATTCATGGGAGATTGACAGGCACTGGGGTCACTAACTCCATTGCCATCAGTGGTAGAATTCTGGATCTACCCttgtgtaacagagcagaatttggccgaGTCAACACAGTGGCAAAGGATGCAAAACACTGCCAACTACAGTAGGTACTGTAGAATAGATCTTACAGACAGAGGGTCCTTACATTTCCTGAGTGGGTTGTTACAGTGCTATATACAATAGaaaattcctcttttaaaaaaaaaggaactctGGTTTAACAAACAAATGCATCTCTCATTTTCAAAGGTCTGGAGTATTATGTCATCACATTATAACTGACTCGTTCTTATGTATGACCAGCCTTGATTCCTGCTGGAGTGTTAACGCTACCAGCCTCCTGCTCATAAATGGATAATGTATGACATCAGCAGGATACTCTATACAGTGAGTCATTCTCACCAACACAAGCGGGTCGGTCACTGCAGCGTAACACTGGCTTTGAAGAAAGGGGTTCTGAAGGACTCCGGAAGTAATCCAGAATACCACGGGTTATTTGGCTGCTTTCTAAATGGTACTTTTATTTAGTGATCacatgtttctttttaaacacaggGATGTATTGTTTTGTACGTCACTATCTGCTTGCATTAACATTACCTTCAGTGAAaattcatttctctttctctacATGATGAAGAATTAGTAGAAATGCACTCACCAAACACTAAGGAGGTTTGGATTTGGATCTGAATGGCTGTCTCTATAACAGGCTGAACCAAAGCCTGGTTACTGAATGGTATCTGACCTTTGGGTCTGGATTCAGGCTCAAACTTTGACCCTGGGGCTCGTCCTGAGGGAAAAATAATTTGTGTCTTGGATGATATTGACAAGACATTTTCTTTAAACTGTCTTTTAACCATTAAGGGCCAGATGTAATAGCAGTCACTAGTCAGTAGGTGTGAAGTGGCTGCTTCCTTTTAGCACTCCTATTGATGCAAGTCACCCCAAAGAGGTTAGGGAGCAAAGAAGCTAGGTCAAGCTTTATTATCCCCTCACCAGCCTATAGAGCAGAGAGCTGCATCCTTCAAAGATATCTCGGAGAGTCAGGGAGGTAGTGTGGTAGGGACACACTGCTCTCAATGGCACAGTCTGGCCTTAAACCGAGTGAGAACATAAGCAGTCCTTACTTGGGCAGAACTCCGAggacagtcaatgggagttttgtctatACAGACACTGCAGTACATAGAAACTCCAAGAAGTGTTACTCTATTGTCATAACTGTTTCAGTTTTTACACACAGAAATGTTTAttgaagagagatttttaaacCCTACTGGTTTTCATTTGGGGTTATCACCACACTATCAAATTGTCCCCCTTTAGTGGCACACAAGCCTCCTTCCTCCTTAAATAGACTTTATGCACCTCAGTTCCCAcataggcaccaaaataagtgggcagattttcagaagagctcagaaTATTGAGTGCCGAGGGCTGTTTGAAACTCTACCCCTGCGTGTCAGGACAATAGATGTTGGCTGAcaagcactttgaaaatctggccctaactgttgtgggggagggcaggtgctgagtatttgaaaatctggcccattagtACCAAGAGGTTCAACCTGTTTGGGAGGCAGTGTCTCCTAATGGGTAGTGCCCGGGCCTGGCATTCAGGAGGTATGGGTTCTATTGCTGGCTGtagcactggcctgctgggtcttgggcaagtcactttccttctccaagcctcaattccccatctgtaaattggggataatgatcctgactTCCTGTCTAAGTGCTCTGAGATCTCCTGATGAAAAGAGCAATATAAGCACTAGGTATTTGTGGACAATTTTCTTAGCTTGGTATGAACTATGGACTAAAGATGGGcccaaataaaatcaaaatttggGCTGTTTGGATCCAGCTGCAACTCCGCTTTGCAGGGTTCTCTTATTAAGAAGTAGTTCTATATTATTCTCAATGTACTTATTTCTTACACATCTGTTCAACAGATACCAATGGAGAAAAGAGTCCCTCAGCCCAATTCAGATGTAAGAGAGGCAATAGCTTTCTTGGACTCAGTGATTGCAGATCTGGATGCAGAGAGATCGCAGAAAGTTCCTGTGACAGATCTCCCAAACGTGGATGTTGATTTTGATGGTGAAGTCTATATAGTACATCTAAAATACTATTACTAAGGGAAGAGGGGTGGAGGCATGAAGGGAAAATATGTGGATCATAAAAATGTCACACTCCAATTTCTACAACAGGCAGTCTTTATAGAGCTGTTAAAAATATCAGCAGAATAGTCCTTATCTATAGATGACTGAAATATATCTTTCTATATAGATTGATCTCTTTCCTCATTCAGAAATGGTTGGCTGATATTGGTCAACCTTATAAACCAAAAACTCACTGACAGGCACCACTGTGCAAATATTGGATTGGGGGAGGGGTATCACTGACAATTCAATCAATACACTTATTTCAGGTTGAtccaaaaatgaatttttctgaaaaaaatctgattaatTGAAAAGTCAGAAAACAAGTAGTTTTTGGTTGAATGAAACATCATGTTTGCTCTGACATGAAATGCTTTGTTTGGATTTcaagcttctccctccccctctccccagtttAAAATAAAGCTAAAGGTGATTTTGAAACCAAAATTCATTTGGaatcaaactaaatattttgtttcaaagagGTTGAAGTGAAACATTACTTTTGGGGAAATTTGAGAGGTTCCACCttcctcccccactacaaccGTTTGCTGAAAAGGACAcaaattcacagaatcatagaatatcagagttggaagggacctcagaaggtcatctagtccaatcccctgctcaaagcagggccagtccccaatttttgccccagatcctgaaatggccccctcaaggactgaactcacaaccctgggtttaggaggctgATGCTCAAACCACCAAGCTATCCTTATCAGTCAactaaaatctgcatttttcaccaagaAAAGTTTTTGTTGAAAGATCTTGCCAGCCTACCTATAAGCTAGAGATAAAGTACAGAAAATTTTAGTCAGAAAGTGAAATTCAGACATTCCTAAAGTAGAAGTCATTATGGAAACTTCACTATGTTACTCAGCATTACTTCTAGAAAGGACCTAATTAACATCCTCCTTTGTCAATTACTAGCTGAACGTCAACATTCATTGGGAAGCTATTAACTAGAACTATCTTCTGTCTTTCAGTTGCTACCAGCACTCGTGAGCACAGTTTAcattcaaactggattctccgtGCCCCCCAGAGGCACTCACAAGATGCCTTGCAAATAGAGGCAGCAAGCCAGTCTAAAAGAAACAGCCAGAGAAGAACTGGCTCCAGAAAGAGATTGGAAAGATATCCAATTTATTTACCCAAAGCAGTGGAAGGGGCATTCAGCACTTTAAAATTTAAACCAAAATCATGTAAGAAGGACTAGCCCCAGCTGGAAGATAGCTATATGAAAAGCTAGAATGTGTAGCAGTTACTTCTCTTGGTAAGCTCTGGCCCACCCAACACTGCAGCAGGTACATAACAGTGCATGTTAACTGAAGGCTTTTTATGTTGTTTGTATTGTGAGCCATGGCTATTCCAGGTTTGCAGTGACATTGGAGCATAGCTCATTGAGTTCACGGTGCCTAACAATACTGCTTTATCATTGGGTGCGGGGGAAGCGCCAACTTGGCAAGTGTTTTCCAGTGTTATTGGAAGCAATGATTTCAGCATTGCCTGGTGCAGTCATCTCTCTCCTGGCTCTAGTGCTACAAAGCAGTTCTATTAATCTTTGGTGAATATTTGCACCAGGAGTTCCAATTTCAGGGCAGCAAAATGGACTTTCTTCATCTTTGCAGCAGAGGATTTAGTGTGTGCCATCATCAGTCCCATGACCCGAGAGCATGCAGTGGCACCAACGAGAGGCTGTGGAGAAGGCAGCCTTGAAAGGGCCTTAAAAATAAGAGCAATAAGAGCATCAGCATGAGCAGGGATGTGTTGAGACAATTCTCTCACTGTGTGCTAGAAAAGTCAAGAAGTTCCTGTACTCTGCTCTCTGATGGAAACTGTTTTGATGTGGGAGAAGCACAGAAGCTTCCTTGCAGGTGGAGATTTGTGCAATTCTTTTCATaggttacaaaaaataaaataaaaattcctcAACCATATATTTGAATATCCCAGATGCTGATCAAGCCTTACCTAGATGATGggaatttaaaacatttatatgCACTCCTATAGGTGTGTAATATCTTTGAACAGTAGCATTTGTGAACAAACAGGACATGGACTACTCTCTAAtccggggcaggggctggaggaggaAATCATGAACATAAAACATAAATCCTAGCACATCAGCACTAGTTTACACCCAT
The Eretmochelys imbricata isolate rEreImb1 chromosome 1, rEreImb1.hap1, whole genome shotgun sequence DNA segment above includes these coding regions:
- the C1H13orf42 gene encoding LOW QUALITY PROTEIN: uncharacterized protein C13orf42 homolog (The sequence of the model RefSeq protein was modified relative to this genomic sequence to represent the inferred CDS: substituted 1 base at 1 genomic stop codon) translates to MFRKIHSVFHPSSHRRNLSDDIPCYDGIGSAVRLIRSTSMYTLGGEQQRLNESLKKCKSTTSIDSCAYFPQKEEDRAWMYSKTQYCLQYLQDLLALRKKYLDSINDLKSMNMTSEISPVSTKSSKTGESTPIDASHPKEVREQRSXKRVPQPNSDVREAIAFLDSVIADLDAERSQKVPVTDLPNVDVDFDVATSTREHSLHSNWILRAPQRHSQDALQIEAASQSKRNSQRRTGSRKRLERYPIYLPKAVEGAFSTLKFKPKSCKKD